DNA from Triticum aestivum cultivar Chinese Spring chromosome 7D, IWGSC CS RefSeq v2.1, whole genome shotgun sequence:
TAAATCTCAGTCAACTAACACCTAGCCACACCCTATTTTAAGCCAATGTCAATCTTTTATATCGAATATATTACCTTCATCCCAAAAAGTTTTTGTTAGACAAGCATTTTGAGACGGGAGTACGTGACTTGTAAAGATTCGATACTTGAGTATGTCGTAGTACATTAGCTTAGATCAATCTAGTCCTGTTTGTTCCGCAAAAGAAAAATCTTCTCTTGTTTGACATTTATGCTATAAATTGTTAAAACTGGACGCGAGgtgaaagggtgtgtattgctCTCATATCTTATTTATCTCCGTGAGTGGTTAAAAGCAGTGTTGCTACTAGATTATAAAGGGTTGTGGCTAGGTCTGAGTCGATtgagacttaaccaagtatcagttAAGTGAGTAATATCTCTACTACTTGAAAAGAATGTAAGGTTCCCATTTCACTTTTTTTCCCCACCACCCTTTCGTCCAACCTTCCATGTatatttacttaccaaacttctagtCAAATAAGGTAATTCACGATcataatttgatgaacatttatttacagaaTCGCATTATTATTGATAGATAAATCAGAAACTAACGTACcagaatatttatatcccgttccaacgcacgggcattgttctagtataagaagaaagaaagaaaaactgaaaagaaaaaatGTGCACGAATCTCCATCCCCATGAAAAATCAAATGAATATAGCGTCGGTCGACCGAGACATAACgaagtcttagtcgactgagacttagaCTGATTACAAAGAGGGAGAAAGACGTAACCTAGAAGGAGAGCACGGCACTCCGCATTGCCGGCCATATCCGTGGCACGAGGTTTATCACCATGAAACCGGCTGCCGCATCGGAAGCGGGCTAGCAGCGCCATAAGAGAGGAGAAGAAATGGGCAGGCACGGCATTCATCGCTCCTGCTTTGGCTCGCTGCATGCTCGGCGACGATAAGAAAGTTGGGCGCCTCCCACAGCGACGTCTAACCTTCGGGATGTCGAGCGAGCCCCGCGACAGCGACCACGGCACCTCCGCCTCCGATCGAGGATGAATACGCGCGCGCTTTCGACGACGAGGCGTGTGAAACGCAGTGACCTAGTAGCCACGACGCCCACTGTACTGTACTGTGGTAGTAACCCCGGTGGTGGTACGTACGTGTGTATACAGTTGGTTGTATCCGGTTGGTGTAAAGCGACGGGCCCTGTCCGTCCTTCCTCCCTTTTGCTGTCAGTCCGGCTACCATTACCATGGTGGTGCTATCATTTTGTTTGCATTTCGTCGCAACAGCCTGTCGCGCGTACATTCTCCGGGCTGGGCTGGGGTCGAcgccacggcgacggcgacggagtgCACAGCTCGTTGGTTAGTACAGTAGATGGCACCTTCCCGCCCTTGTGAAACTGTAACGCCCGCATGCAGCTACGGTAGTACAGTAGTATCTCTGAAGAAACTAGGCACGGCCCGAAGCCGGCACTCAGTTTTTGGAGCTGGGTAAGTATGGCAGGGCTGAGCGACGGGTGGCTGCAGCAAGAACACGCGACGCAGCGTGAGATCCAGCGGGGAGAGGAGACGAGACGGATCGTAGAGGGGACTAAAAGCGACGTGTAACCTACCCAACTTTGGTGCAGCGCGGCGTGCGTTTCGCTCTAACCGCCGGGCTGACAGCGAGCATACGTAGCGTAAGGTAGCACCGGCCCCGGCCAGCAGAGCACGCAACAAACGGCTTAAGGTGGAGAGAAGCTAAGCTCCAAGGAAATTCTGTATACTGACGGGGTTTTTCATCGCCACAGATATTAAAACTTTGAAGAGCAGCAGTATTAGGATTGGCAGGAGAGGTGCCTGTATAATATCTGCACCGTGTCTCATACACACACACTGTAACTGATCGTTCTGCTATATTAATTTACTTAATATCGATAATTATACTAATCAGTGCCAGCGATATTAGAGGAATCACATCACACCGCCCTAGAGGCAGAATATGACACAAGAAACTCGCCCCTTAGTAGTAGAGCCTAATTACAGAGACTGTTAGCTTCAGAGCTGAGAGCCATAGCTTCACGCGCCACTGCTTCCGTCTTCTTGATTCTTCCTATGTACAGACTGTCGATCCTTTTTTTTCCTTCAGCGACGCCGGCTAGAACTCCATTTTCATCTGACCTGCCTGCAGATCACCTGCTTTCAAATCCGTTCAGTGACGATGTCATCATCGACGGTAGCGACGATTTCGAAAGAAAAATCGCGGGCTTTTAACTAACCGTGGAAGCTCTCTGCGGAAACCCCGTTATCCTGGCTCTGCCTGTTGTCCACATGAAAAACGCTCTGGAGATCATCCTCCCAGAAGTTCCTCTGCTGAGAGACGCACAACGAAACTGTATCAGGATTATAAGGTCTCTAACGATTCTACGTCAAGCGACGCGAACAACCACGGAATTCTGAAGGCAAGAGTTATCACCTGCTGCAGGTTCGTGCTGGCCGTGGCCGTCCCATCCTGGAAGGCGTACTGCGCCGCGTTGGTGGCCTGAGACAGAGCCAGGTCCAGCTGATTCAGGGTGCACTGGCTCTCCATGCTGTTGGGCAGGAAGGACTGGAAGACGTCTCCTTGGTCGCTGAACGGGAAGGCCGAGCTGGAGCTCTCCAGCGAGAACACCGAGCTCGCCGATGGGCCGTACATCTGCATTCGACACGGACAAGGTGAGTAAGTAACTATCGACTCGTTACGGCGCGATGAGGGTGATGAACAGCAGGGGTGTGTTTCGAGCTCACGTCTTTGTGCAGGAGCGTGGGCAGGTTGCTGAAGTCGAGCGGGTTCACGGTTGCGAGCTTCATGGAGAGGAACTGGAGCAACAGAAACAGAGGAGGAGTTGATCAGGATTCATTCAGTGGCACGTTACCACTCTACTACATGGCATCGGATGGTTTCAGCTGGCCCACGCTCTTCTTACCTCGACTTGCCGCTGAAGCGACTGCACGTAGTTTATGATCTCATCAAGCATCAGTGCCTTGCCAATCACCTAAAGGTCACACACAAAATTTGGCCAATTTCATTGTTAACCTTGTACACAAAGACTGTCttccattatatatatatatatatatatatatatatatatatatatatatatatatatatataatgtgcatcaaaattatcatgtgcttTCTTTTAATTTCCTGATTTCTCATTTTGAATGAAATGACAAATTATTTACCTTGTTGCATCCTGGAACGAGGTCCTGGAGAAATTTCATCCGCTGACTGATCCTCTCTCTTCTCACCTGTGAACGTCCAAGGAAATTCCGTTAAGGGGGAGGTGGACAAACCGAAGCAACAACATACTACTAGAAGGAGAAGCAGCATGATCATTCAGGATTGTACCCGCTCTGCCAGGCTGTGGCTGTCAGTGGCCTGGCCTCTCCTTGCCCGGACATGGACGTAGTCCTTGGGGGGCTCCACCGGCTTGGCATTCTTCCCCTTGCCGCCCTTCCTCTGCTCGCCGTCCTCCACCGAGCTGTCGCTGCCGGCCTGCTCCGCCTTGGGCTTCACCTTCTTCTCGGCGTCGCCCGTCCTGCACCTCTTGCCGTCCGACTCCTTCTGCTCCCCGACCTGAAAGGCACAACACAATTGACGCGGCTCGGTCAGCGTCAATGGCGGGCGAGTCCCCCAATTGGCGAAGAAAGACAGAGCCAAGCTCACCTGGCAAGAGGTGCTGAGGGAAGGCTCCTTGGCTTTGCCTTTGCCCGCGGGcgccttcctcttcttggcattGGCGTCCTTCATCGCCGAGGCAGGGTCTGACACGGAAGACGCCTCCCGCGAGCCGCCGAACTCACCGTTGCCCGCGCCGGGCGCCGGCGGCGGCATCCCGAAGAGCCCTGGCGTGAAGTGCTGCCCGTTGAAGCTGGACAGCCGCGCCGCCCGCTCCGCGAACCCCGGGTCGCCGC
Protein-coding regions in this window:
- the LOC123168036 gene encoding transcription factor BHLH094 isoform X2 produces the protein MDGRAGGGGSGDYISSLLTSSPMLDFGVLDGAVAAGGDCLEKFCGDPGFAERAARLSSFNGQHFTPGLFGMPPPAPGAGNGEFGGSREASSVSDPASAMKDANAKKRKAPAGKGKAKEPSLSTSCQVGEQKESDGKRCRTGDAEKKVKPKAEQAGSDSSVEDGEQRKGGKGKNAKPVEPPKDYVHVRARRGQATDSHSLAERVRRERISQRMKFLQDLVPGCNKVIGKALMLDEIINYVQSLQRQVEFLSMKLATVNPLDFSNLPTLLHKDMYGPSASSVFSLESSSSAFPFSDQGDVFQSFLPNSMESQCTLNQLDLALSQATNAAQYAFQDGTATASTNLQQRNFWEDDLQSVFHVDNRQSQDNGVSAESFHGDLQAGQMKMEF
- the LOC123168036 gene encoding transcription factor BHLH094 isoform X1; translation: MDGRAGGGGSGDYISSLLTSSPMLDFGVLDGAVAAGGDCLEKFCGDPGFAERAARLSSFNGQHFTPGLFGMPPPAPGAGNGEFGGSREASSVSDPASAMKDANAKKRKAPAGKGKAKEPSLSTSCQVGEQKESDGKRCRTGDAEKKVKPKAEQAGSDSSVEDGEQRKGGKGKNAKPVEPPKDYVHVRARRGQATDSHSLAERVRRERISQRMKFLQDLVPGCNKVIGKALMLDEIINYVQSLQRQVEFLSMKLATVNPLDFSNLPTLLHKDMYGPSASSVFSLESSSSAFPFSDQGDVFQSFLPNSMESQCTLNQLDLALSQATNAAQYAFQDGTATASTNLQQQRNFWEDDLQSVFHVDNRQSQDNGVSAESFHGDLQAGQMKMEF